In the Drosophila takahashii strain IR98-3 E-12201 chromosome 3R, DtakHiC1v2, whole genome shotgun sequence genome, one interval contains:
- the Der-2 gene encoding derlin-2, producing the protein MNALRQFYLEIPVVTRAYTTVCVLTTLAVHLDLVSPLQLYFNPTLIVRKFQIWRLATTFLYFGTIGISFFFNMVFTYRYCRMLEDGSFRGRSSDFVMMFIFGGVLMTFFGIFVNLLFLGQAFTLMLVYVWSRRNPLVPMNFFGVLNFQAPYLPWVLLCCSMILGNTVWVDVIGMGVGHIYYVLEDVYPTLSNGYRLIKTPYFLKRLFNEHIEHNYQAAAEDRPGGFPWGGEGQPLLPDQVANAAGGQEQEPADPAPPAAAAPQ; encoded by the exons ATGAATGCACTGCGGCAGTTCTACCTGGAGATCCCGGTGGTCACCCGGGCGTACACCACGGTCTGCGTCCTCACCACTCTGGCGGTG CACCTGGATCTGGTGTCGCCGCTGCAGCTCTACTTCAATCCCACGCTGATTGTGCGCAAGTTCCAGATCTGGCGCCTGGCCACCACATTCCTGTACTTCGGCACCATAGGCATTAGCTTTTTCTTCAATATGGTCTTCACATATCGCTACTGCCGCATGCTGGAGGACGGCTCCTTCCGCGGACGCAGCTCCGACTTTGTCATGATGTTCATCTTTGGCGGCGTGCTGATGACCTTTTTCGGGATCTTCGTCAACCTGCTGTTCCTGGGCCAGGCCTTCACCTTGATGCTGGTCTATGTGTGGTCACGTCGCAATCCACTGGTGCCGATGAACTTCTTCGGAGTGCTCAACTTCCAGGCGCCCTACCTGCCGTGGGTGCTGCTCTGCTGCTCCATGATCCTGGGCAACACCGTGTGGGTGGATGTGATCGGCATGGGCGTGGGCCACATCTACTACGTGCTGGAGGACGTCTATCCCACGCTGTCCAACGGCTATAGACTGATCAAAACACCTTACTTTTT GAAACGCCTCTTCAATGAGCACATCGAGCACAACTACCAGGCGGCCGCCGAGGATCGTCCCGGCGGCTTTCCCTGGGGCGGCGAGGGTCAGCCGCTGCTGCCGGACCAGGTTGCGAATGCAGCTGGCGGACAGGAGCAGGAGCCGGCGGATCCAGCGCCGCCCGCAGCTGCGGCGCCACAATAA